The DNA window aaattttaaaatttaaaatttgcaaTGACTAAAGAACCGCCTAAAGTCTTTGAATTGACAAATCAGGGGGGACATCTAATACCAATCTAATAATTTTCGAACTCCAGGCGAGCCATTGGTCGACACTAGAAGACCATAGCTCTCCAACGAAGTTCTGTCGGTTAAAAAGAACTCTTACTTCGCCTAAAGGAAAGATCTACACTACCACTATTAAGGCGGTCCTCCATCCTCTCATATCGCCTATGTGAAGCTTTCAATCCCACTACGCGTGGATATGAAAAAGCGTGGCCACACACGTAGAGAAGATCGTGGGACAAAACCACGATCCCAGACGCTAAGTAAGGCATACAACGGGTCTATAAATACCACTCTACCAACTGCTTGAGAAGGTAATCGTTCTAAAAGCCCTAAACACTTATTCCATTCATTATCTACCAAAGAATCCTCATTGATTTAGGCATTAGAGTGGCTTTCAGGCTTTCCAGCTTGAGACCCTTTGAGTTTATTTGTTCTTTGTGTGGGCCAAAGATGAAGAGGCGATTTCAAATTTTTCTACTAATATCAGTTACCGAGAAATAAGAAGTATCCATCTTAATATGATTGTAATTTTTACTCCATGTCAACACTATGATaggtataataaaataatcaagatattttaaaataaatgtaattattaattttaaattaattataatttaagagAAATTCTAATATAATGTTTAAAGTTGGATAAAAATTGCACATTTTTTTGAATGAGTAAAGTTATAAGAGTTAAATTggatgtttttgaaaaatatcaaTTATGTTTGGACTTTTAATATCCATAAGGCCTTTCTAACCTTGGCCACTAGCTAGTAATTTTCAATGATTTTGATTACTTGAAAGTGGAAGCTCTAGAAACCAATCAGAAATAATTTGCATGCACACAAAAGAGACCAGATTAAACCATTTGGAGGcgcaattataatttaaataattatgtaaATGAAGTATCAATGTTTCTTAATTACTATTAGTCtctagatttttttaaataatgttaaTAATTTGTCAATAtcaactaaataatatttatttttatactttacaAAATTGGTTCCATATGGAAAGATGTTTCATCACTCTCATCACAGTATCACTTTGTTTTAATATACCAGCTATACCTAAATAATTAttgaatgtttttttatatattttgtatattattgAATCGCAACTgaataaaacatatttattcattactatttaaaaaatgaaagcacaaaaagaaaataaataaactgaaataGCAGATATTAAGGCACTATATATTGAAATTATCTTCCAATAAAGATTATTGTATATGCATGCTTctaatcattttatattttcctCTTCGTGGATTGTGACTTTAtttaaaatgacaataaataTGTCAATGGATGAGTGAGATGACAAATCTCCCACTAAATTCCAAACAAATCTATCAACTCCTCACAACTGTAATTAACTTTCTCGTATATCTTTTCCATTATTGGCAAATCTTCGTTTTTGGTTCTTCGGACGCCATGTACTTCCGGAATGACAGGATCCAAAATGACTCCAAAATGACTCCAAAATGACTTTCTCGTATATCTTTAAATGTTGtgttaattataatcaaatctTTTTAATTCGATCTTACATTTGACTCAGGTCTGAAATGTCCGGCATGATGATAGTGGTTAAACGAGGATTCCAAGTCAGAAAGGACTAGATAAATCAAACGATGTGCCGTTAGactattttaaatgttttattagtCTAAACGACgtattatttaacttttaaaaaaaattataaatttgacgCAACTAGCATTTGTAGGGGCGGCTATAACCGCCAATACAAGGGAAAAAAACCGCCCCTATTTCTGTATTTAGTTGCAATTACGGATCCTTAAATTTTCTCCATCGAGGAGGATCGGCCAACCCTCGTCAATCTCCCTAGATCCGCCTCTGCATGCTGGAAAAAATACGGTCCGATTCAAAAATGATGAACGGAACTTAATATGTCAAAACTAGCTACTTTTGTTGAACTGAAATTTTCTACTATAACTGATACAAAATGTAAGAGTTTGGTATTTTATTATTAGGTTAAGAgcaaataatacaatttttttaaaattttatacgtttttttgtgtgtttttttaaaaatctgattttttaagaaataatacaaaataataGAGAATGACACAAAAATATAGGCTTAACCCTTGaaaaacccccacctttcaATCCCCCTttgtttgcaccctcacctttcaaaatctccaattttactcaaaattatcacctttcattttcaattgcaccctagaagtattaaattgggcttttgtcactaaaaaaaagttgaaatcgatactttatattttaattcatgttctaaatagtccttaatgtttaaatttcaacaacaaaaccatatttaatgatatttttaattgatttttattttatataaaaaaattaacttttaaaattttaagaaatatgttttattgttgaaatttaaacattgaggactatttaaaatatgaattaaaatataaattatcgatttgaatttttttatagtgaaaaagggctaatttaatacttttagggtgcaattgaaaatgaaaggtaaaaatttgggtaaaattggaaattttgaaaggtgagggtgcaaacgaaggggggttgaaaggtgggggggttttcaggggattagccaaaatatatcattttgaaTTCTGGTTATTCTAAAGTCAAAAATAACATCAAGATGTTATCCTgaatctttcatatcaaatttgaaagaaatcttttagttttattaactATGTTATATGAGTTCCAAAGATAAGCATATCATGGACATATAAGCTTACGATTGAACAGTCTAAACAAAAAGATTAAAGTAAATAggtttaattgtaaattaaatcacaaattttagcaTGATTTGTAATTATAACACgatctttaaaatttgacaatatCAGCAaacaactttaattttttgacaaatttgTACACCAACCAATCATGCAACAACACATGGATATACATTAAAATATCCACGTCAGTGTTATTTTAACTTGGTGCACTAATTTGCCAGAAAATAAAAGTTGTTTACTGACATTGTCAACTTTCAAAATTCGTATTATAATTACAAATCATGTCAAAAttcatgatttaatttgcaattaaccatTACTATGTGTATCATAAGATGGATCATTTATCAATGCTTGATTAATCTTCTCTTACTGTTGCTTATGTGCTTGTTTAAGACTATAAATAGGTTAATTTtgtttaactaaaaaaaatccagCTGAGTTAACAAtatgaaaatgataattaaaaatacaaaaaaaaaaactaacatgAAGAAAATCCGGTTGCTACATCATCATTCCAGccgtaatttttttgttaaaatgcAATTTAAGATGATAGTATAAATACTACTATGATCAATTACCTAGCTATATATAGATTTAATTTGGATAATTAATGtacattatattaattataatgatAATGATGTTGATGGTGCACACATTGGTAATGATTCCACCCTCAAATCACATTCAACACCTCAAAATCTCACTATACAAAATCTAATCTAAATTTTGATGATGATAATAATAAGAGCACCCaacaaaaacaaagaaagaaaataaagcaTTAAATTAGTGATAACCATCAAACCACATTTGCTCCTTGTACAACATGAACCATCTCAATCCCAAGATTTTTATTCTCCTTTATCTTCTCATCTTCATCATATTTCTTTCTATTATCAACATACATACCATACACATAGCAACAAAAACCCCAACCACAAAGCAAAGTGGACACCACTTTCACACCACCAAACTCATCTCCATACACCAGAACACCTCCCAACACATTCATGGCTAGAAGTGCAGTCATGCATATCCCTCCTGTTAGTGATGATGTTAAAAACACCATTCCTGCAGTTCCCATGAAACACAGTTGCCATGTAATTATGTTACCAAACACTGTAATCCAATACCATTTTTCACCTTCATCAAACACACCTTTGCTCTCTCTCTTCATCTCGGAGAACCCGCGGTCGGATGCCATCCCTATGATGGCTAACGCGGTGGCTGCGATTTCCATCACGAGCTGCATTTCGATCACCATCGCGTAGCAGTAAACATTCTTGTATATTTTCTCCATGATGGGTAAATATAGGGCGAATAACAAACCAGCTCCTACAGTAGAGAAGAACCCTATGAAATACTTAGCTGGAGTTAATCCCTGGGGTCTATCATGATCCGAAGCAAATGCTAGCAGGACTGAGCTTAGGGTTAAGAGAATAACACAGTTAAGATTCTGAAAAGTGATCGTTTGTTTGACGATGATGACGGAGAGGATGAGATTGAATACGAGTTGAGATGataaaagaagagaagaagttGATATAGGAAGATAAGAATTACCCCATGAGAATAAAAGATTGTTTACACCTAACATGAACCCTATCAAGATTGATAAAATGAACATTTTTGAAGTGAATCCATTGAATGGTTTTCTTTCTGTGGATTTGAAGAGATAGTAAGGTATGAAAATGGGGAAGATAAGAAGGGGAAAACCAGCCGTTTGAACCCATGTAGAAACCCATCTACTTGAACCTTTGTGGATGAAGTAGAATTTAGAGAGCAAGCTAGAAGAAATTGAACCTACGAACAGAAATGAATAATTAACCACTAAAAGAAGTATATTGTTAGTATTCTTGGCCTTTTGATCTTGTTCTTGGATTTGGGTTGTTTGAATATTGCTCATGATGATTAGTAAGAGAGGTGGAGTTGGGTTTTAGATGGGGGGTTTATGCAAAGCAATCTATTTAAAGTGAGTTGAAATTGGACACACTGAGTTTGAACttcttttttaagtgaaattaatttatgtatatATCTACAACTATCATTAAATTGACAATACTAtctttactttaaaaaattaagagtgTGATTAGTAATTTAACAAGTCataacaattttatattttaaagtaaataaaaagatgaatagTTTAGttgataaaaaagtaaaatacattttaacatatgaagttatttttattataatttagtccACATTTGAAGAAATTTTCCATAAAAAGTTTTATAAGAATAAGATAAGAATTGTCATAAGATAAAAATTTTGTAGATACTTCTTCATTATGAATTAATTCTCATAAAAACAAGTAAACaaagatatattttattttttatataatttataaaaaatataaataatggttttgaattattataatattatatagttgattttatgttgaaaCTAAATTGAAGCTATGTTCATTTTGTGTTGGTATTTGAGAtagaaaaatgaattaattttgcttgatttaatgttgattttatgttgatttttgttgattttaacattggcaaTGTTGCATTAATCTTTGGTTGAttaaatgttgattttatattggttttggttgatttttaCATTGATGCattaatttttggttagttttatgttgattttgtgttgatttttccaaaaaaaagaacaacactttatagaaaaattaattaaaatcaaatatatgataaataacaaatattggTTAATTATGagtaaaaataaagataaaaaaaattaaaaaattaaaaattagtataaaaaacttttaaaattaatattacttagttattaaatgttgttgatgttgtgttgatatcatgttgatattatgttgacatTAAAACTGACGAAAAACATCAACAGTTAAAGaaagtcaaaataaaaaaagtgtcaaaaaaataaaaaaaataaaaaaaatcaaaaatcaaaaatcaaatatgtgataaatattaagtgtATAAATATAATGgttaaaaaaaagattgaaaattttgaattagttagtttattacatgttgttgattttgtgaTGATTTcatgttgatttcatgttgatCTTGAAATGTGTTGAAAAACATGAAAATTAgggtaaaaaattaaaaaatcaaattagtcattttattatatgatgattttttaaacttaaaataggcaaaaaaaacgtgaaaatgtcaaaacaaattaaaaaattttaatattggttgTAGGTTGATTtcatattgattttattttgatatcatgttaattttatgttaataTTATGTTGACAATATGTTGATACAATATTAATGATTTTAAGTAAATGAGAAACAAAAGTAATAAAAACCAGAATTACAAACAACTGAATTctattaaagaaaaattaacaGAATCAAGTACTTAATTAATAcaacatgaaaaataaaatggctgaactaaaactaaaattcattctaaCATCAAAAAGGCAAGTATATACTAAATAacactaaatataaaaattctaaTATTTAACATGCTTTCAACACTATTTTCACGTTGTCTAATACTTCCTTAGCATCTTCGACTGTAGTACGCTGCTTTAGTGCATTCTCCTCAGTCAATTCTTCACcaacataaatattttattgcaACATAGTTGCGAAAATTTGAGTATGCTTAAGCGAAAACCTGCTTGACCACGGGAGAAACGTGATTGTCCAGACCCGTGATAGATTCATCAACTTGCAAACTGTAACCATATGGAaccatatttcattttaaaattaacttggCAGATCTATAAAAGGAAAACTGAATAATAAGCTTAACAAATTCAATCACAATATAATTATAACTCCATTAATCAGATTGATCAGTTAATCATAGCAAATTCACACATTGAGACCAATACTTTTGACAATCTTATTATCAACTAGAATTGTAAAATCAAACCTACATTAAACTAAGAGCAAACTGattctaaaaaaaagttgaattgCACTCTCAGTTACTTTAGCTACATATTTTGATCCTAAAACAACCCTTAATAAATGATCTGTTAGCTTTGACAATAAATTATGTAGGAAAGCATTGTATAATGATTTTAGTTtatacaaaatcaaacattaacAATAACCTTTCTCTAAAGCAGATATGAGCTACTTATatcataaaacaaatataattcaaaaaacaatcacaaaagtcaaaaatattcaaacctTAACCCCATGAACTAGACTCGTCGGAATCGCAGGTGAAGGCAGAACGGCGGCAGAAGCAAAACAACGATGGAAGGATGGTGAAGACGGACTGGCTGCGGCAGCAAAAATGGTGAAGACGGAACGGTAACGTCGGTGTAAGGATGGTGAAGACGGACAAACAATTCAGTACGCGTTTGgtgagatttaagcaaaatgagTGAAAATGGATTAATGGAGATCGTGAGAAGAAGAAATCGTGGAGAGAAAAGGAAAAATTCCTAACTGAGAGAATAAGAATAAACatgcaaaagaaaaataaaataaaatttaggatATCATTGTAAAAAAATGAGGCAGGGAAAGTAAAAGATTAGGTTGGACAGTATAAAAGTGAATGGTGGCCTATTTTCCGTATTATGTATGAAAAGTCCtactttaattatataaaatttgtatttgGTAGTTTGATTCTAATTCTGGTATCTTCGTGcttgttttaaactttaaagTTTGAAAGTGTAAAACTCTTGGTTAAGTCCTTTAACTTGTAAAGTTTTCATTTAGATCCCAATGTTTGGTTTTTGTATATCTAGCTTTCCATAGGCAAACAACTCAGTCAAAGCAAATAACATAATTCTCTTAGTTTAAGTACACTTATTTCCCTTTATCTTAGAAAATTTTCTCAGTAGATCTCTTCTCCTTCCTTAGATCCGCTGAAGAGAAAAACCAGTTCCGTGCCGCCATACATTGCCGACAGAGCAGAAATCGTCGTACGCCCGCCTCTAACGGCAGCTCTCCGCCGTCACTGAAGCAGCCAAGCGGCAACCACAGAAGCACCCACCTTGAATGTCACCTTCTCTCTCTTAAACAACCGTCTGATCTCTCTGAGTGTGGATCGGGTCTACTGATAAGGTAAACCCGCGAGTTCAAGGTATTCGACTCGGTAATATCAACATCATTTTCAGAATCGTTATCCATGTGAGGTAACACCATAGAGATTGATCATTATCTCGAGCCCGATTTGGTTTCTAATTGGGGTTGTTCTGTTCTTTGATGTGGTGGAATTCTTGAGTTTTGTTTGGTTCATTGTGAAGGTTGGTGGTGGATTGTCGTGGATGTATAGATAGAATCAATGTTCAGCTTGTACTTTTgctgtttgaagaaatgcttgtgagaatcgtaatgtttttggtgttgggtaactaatggttaacattgggtaaaTCGTTGggtaacttgtaataaattttattttaaatatattattagtaAAATCGTTAGTTAACTGGTTGTCGTCGCCGGAGGTGGCAGATCTGTTGTgatgaaatttattattttacatttttttggtTTGTATGATTTGATAACAATCTTTGTTTTTACacttatttatctataatgatgTTGCGTTTGGTTGAGCAATGGTTTACTAATGGTTAATTAATGGTTaccaataattatatattttaaagaatATGATTTAAGTTTTGTTTGACGGTTGCTCTTGCGGTGATGGAGGGatttgtaatagaattttcaaaTAATTCAATAGAAatggaggtttgaatttgtaatagttttgttgctagttaactaatggtgtactaatggtacaccaataaccttgtttttagtatattgttagtatACCATGAGTTAACCGTTGGTAcacttgtaataatttttattttgaatatatagtTAATAAATCGATAGTAAACCATTTAGTATATcgttaataaatttttagttaacTTGAATTatgcatataaaacataaattattttttagtatacAGTTGTAACTTATTAGTATACAGCTGGCTAATCAAAATCGTATtactgagattaaaaaaaatatttttgtgaataacaaaagttatttttgtaaaaaaaaattacaaattgtattttttaaaaacaaattttagggttgtatttttgagaatattttaatttttttagtatttatttaaaGAGGCTTTTAAGTAAAACTTGTAAGCCCAGAAATTATCAAATtagattatttttaataataactatGTCAATTAATTATGTGagtcataaattaaaataattattcaagaAGATAATTATCTATCATTTTCTAATAACAACTTTCACTACCAATCATTTTCGCTAAAAGATTTGGGAGATAAAGTATAATTTTagctaaaatgtgaaatttcAAATGAACAAAAATCGAAACCCTCTAAACTTAGCCCGAAAGACTAAATGCgtccaaaattataaaatcagaTCAAAAAGGCCTGGCAATCCGGTTCAAACATACTCCTCACGCACACTCGCCCACTCTAACAAAGCGTTTGAAACACTctctaaaaaaatatgataaaaaatctaaagtagtccttaatgtttttttatattctgCAAATTAGTAATTGaagatttataaaataataaaataattccgacgaaatgtttttaaaacttaaaaataaccAGGAGGAGGAGCATTTGCTCCTCTATCAAAGAGTTGCTACTCCAAAAACGAGGAGCAATGACTTCTCAagcgaggagcagatctgcaaCGAGAAGCGGATCTCTTCCTAGAAGAGAAATAGTTATTGCTGCTCCTCCATTTGTCCGAAAAAATTCccgttcttttaaaaaaatcaataacagTTTCTGGTGAATGAGCGGAGGTTGGCGGTCGGCATAGAGCGGGTTCCGGTGCAttgaggggtgaattgatccaaTTTTTATATAGTATAAGGGGAAAGGTGTCTTACTCTCTTTAGATATCATATTTTTGAtcaatttttgcaaatattttgacCCCATTTCACGACCTTGAAcctatttgatattttgtgtcaagtttaaggtttttttatcttttattcaATTTCAAATAGTCCAAAATAGCTTTAGTTTAGCTCTACACGACAAGGAAAAGGGAAAGAAAAGGGAAATCTACTTTATGTAATAGATGACGATTTGCAAGCTTCGTTTCACatctaattcaatttttaattgcaGTTCCTTttcaaaaatcaattattaCCTGCACTAATTGAGCATTAGGTGATGTTTTAGCTCGCCATCAACATTAAGCAAGtactttaattatataaaatttgctATTTGGtagtttgattttaattctGATGTCTTCGTGCttgttttaaagtttgaaaaTGTAAAACTCTTGGTTAAGTCCTTTAACTTGTAAAGTTTTCATTTAGATCCCAATGTTTGGTTTTTGTATATCTAGCTTTCCATAGGCAAACAACTCAGTCAAAGCAAATAACATAATTCTCTTAGTTTAAGTACACTTATTTCCCTTTATCTTAGAAAATTTACTCAGTAGATCTCTtgcatttttctaatttaaacaCTTCAGTAAATTTTTCTTTAGGCTCTTGTATTTAaacttcaaataataaatttatttttaagttctTGTATTTAGTTTTCTATTAAGGAAATCAATCTTGTTCaagctttaattttttttgtttagcaTTAAATTTGACTACTTTCAAGACAATAAAAAATACGTAGATCGCTTAAAATTATGAGTACTCAATTGTAATTAAATCGAGATCAACTCTCTGAAACGCTTACATATCAATATTTTTATCGGAATGtagcaaattttaaaaaataactgtGGCGCGTCTAGTATGGCAATTGATTATTATACCTAAGGCTAAAAGTGAAAAAGTATAGGTTGCATTTCTGAATGCAACAATAGATGAACTTAAAACAGTAGAACATGAAGGTTTTGTTTCAAATATGAGAAAGATAGAATGTTTCATATTGGTCTTGTTGTAAGGAAGTTTTCAATTTGGTGATTAATTTCTTCTTATAGTGATGAGGCTTTTTATGGGACGGCCTTTAAATAAAGAATATGTGCAGAACAAAGAATGCTGAGAAACAAGTTCCGAAAGCAACGAAGCATTTAGGAATGGCCAATCATTTTCTGGTAGACCCTTCGGGAAGAGCAACGGGATTAGCTATTTTTTTGGAGTGATTCCTATTAACTTTTGTTCAATTCCATGGCTCCTATTTTGTAGTCTGCAATGTGGTAGTTTCCGGGGGCCACAAGTTTGATGTAGTGTTTTGTTATCTAAGCTAAATAGAAGCTAATCGTAGAGATTAGTTCAGATAGTTAGTTAGTCTGAAGTCCCTTCTTTCATATGTTGTAATGTTTTATGGGGACTTTACTGATATACTCAGCTCAGCCCTCATGAAAAAGAAGGGCGCATTCCTTATCTTCCTCCGGAATATACCAATTTCCAAGATTGTCTTTATGATATGCAACTTATTAACTTGAAGTTTGTGGGATATCCCTTTACTTGGTGTAATCGTAGGAACTACCCCTTAATAATTCAAGAAAGGTTAGACAGAGTCCTTTTTTCAAAAGAACGGATTCAAGACTTCCCTTCAGCCTTGGTTCAACACTT is part of the Mercurialis annua linkage group LG3, ddMerAnnu1.2, whole genome shotgun sequence genome and encodes:
- the LOC126675045 gene encoding probable purine permease 4; protein product: MSNIQTTQIQEQDQKAKNTNNILLLVVNYSFLFVGSISSSLLSKFYFIHKGSSRWVSTWVQTAGFPLLIFPIFIPYYLFKSTERKPFNGFTSKMFILSILIGFMLGVNNLLFSWGNSYLPISTSSLLLSSQLVFNLILSVIIVKQTITFQNLNCVILLTLSSVLLAFASDHDRPQGLTPAKYFIGFFSTVGAGLLFALYLPIMEKIYKNVYCYAMVIEMQLVMEIAATALAIIGMASDRGFSEMKRESKGVFDEGEKWYWITVFGNIITWQLCFMGTAGMVFLTSSLTGGICMTALLAMNVLGGVLVYGDEFGGVKVVSTLLCGWGFCCYVYGMYVDNRKKYDEDEKIKENKNLGIEMVHVVQGANVV